agatttctacaaacacagacttatgaggtcttagcgtgtttgccttctctgataccaattgaaaaagcggggtctaacaacaccaccaaatattttgtttggcaatctgaatagacaaactccaatatactttctagagaatcaactagaaagtcagactcaatctagagtaaagtatatcaaagagtttaatatctctatttcaacacaatcaaagttaaacagaaacaagtccgtaaacctAATTTTAGTGTAAAGCTCTTGACACAAAGCcttttgttttaatcacaacctattcaatatccaccgtgtataaacctctttaagcaacaatcactaaaggaatatttcaacacagtgtccacttgaaatagggttagtccagactagtctaacaatgtgaaaataacaaaatcaattgttcaagatcaatcaagacttatccaacaaacaaggtcggatttaacaactatgattgattaacgtacaacctgtattatttcaattatttaaataaaatataatgcggaaaagaaataacacagacatcagattttgttaacgaggaaaccgcaaatgcagaaaaacctcgggacctagtccagaataaacacacactgataataagttgctacaccaaattcctactacctattcagactagatgtaataccttcttcagcacttgtagaactcctagcagaataccgattctcttaaggaactcttcacacaaatcttctagcagaacccaaagttctctttagaagataaccacaacgatcgatacaatttgatattttgttttcacaaaacaccagtttgatttccctttagatgtgaatcaaggttttggaaatcttgtgtttattttgataaaaacaattactaggtaaaagtaatatcaaaacaaacttgtagattaggattttaacttacaatcagtatgcatacgcacaatgagtccgtgaacctaatttccgtaagtaaacttgggtgattccaaagattaatttccaagttaagaaaatcctaataaatctaccataagaacaactagaataaatctagagatatcttgtttaaaacttctcaagaatttttatgagatgcctcaaaagaagtatttctttctagtctccgatttcgactaacaagtgttggtatacgatcggaaactaaaatctatcaaaacctagggtttatgatcaacaactcttgaatggttttatatcagaagagaaaaccttagaatagacaagaggtgaaaaacctagattacaagtcgTATGATCAAtgacgaagattaaatccaacttggatttgtgatccctaatacaaagacttttatctcactctcgttcacgaagaacggaagacgtggaaaacaacctgcagagcttacgccaattttccaaagggatgaaaacgtgtaaactcgcgaactcattatttataatgaacaatagcttggaagctaaggaaagctattttccttttacaagactctcctaaatatgggagtcttatctaagttaaaactcttgccaaaataattaaataaataacttatttagcaaaaattatatttatgtgaataaatcacattttaacttaggcaggaatcacaaacactttaatatggtaatcaaaagtgtttggaccaatagctaactttcctggataaggaaacatcaccaacttgaccaaaaatcccttttagtcacgtattgggcccaagttcgcggaccactccaaagctcATGGaacgtttcctactaatgaacttaaatcactcataactttgtcaTTATaactccgaattgagtgattcttggctcattggattcgcaagttcattcactataacatgagatcctttatagggataaaggttattatcaccaaggtcatgaatcaaataacctcaagtatatacataaatgtacatttaccgtcatcggaattgttccatgtaGTGAGcaatatcttgatagattagaaaggtataattgaacaagaatccaaatgaaatcaatcacatacccttgttgctgaagtacttgttgatgtcttcttgtagtcttcaatcttcaatcttcatcctttaagaatagcttcgattcaacttcttagacctaatctagtccgaaactatctttagtatgttaaatcaagaatgcattttggaaactaaaattgacaactaacttgacataccaactctagtgggttcaaccgagcagtgctctaacattattcGTAGCTTAGTTGATGCtctgtgaggtactttatgtcgagcatgttcaactaaattaatcaatttttgtttggttatttagttgctgctccgtaagttctcttatgtcgagcatgaccaattaaattgattcctATTTTGATTaatctaattttgtatttttgagtctccataggTTTACTtacgttgagcatttccgattaaattaatcatgggttctcttatggttaatttaattgagtattatggactcaaattcatacttgtatgtgattttttatatccaaataaatccttcttttcttttgaaattaagttcgctcttgtagttcctttgggaatgacatattatgggggagagttcttaattgaacttgtgcttaattcccaaatctttgtagggagtgcggttgtggaatgttataggggttatcttgtatctttataaactccttaatgaatgcatttagcttcggctatatgattgcatctaaataagatgatatgtgctttcttttggtcatgaaatgtctctttcaaaaatttcattaggatcccgttttcgtacctttgccaattttattgacaaaaagggggagaaataatgtagttcacactacaaatacatatggttttcggatcattatgtaagggggagtggtttccatgtgagatggagtattgactaagggggactgatacatatcaccatagtattgttgtcgaagttgtgatacaattgaactttgatattgtataatattactatgacactgtataacaatgattaagaactcttgttttctcgttgttatagctatgaattttcaacaacgatgatgctgaacttacaacctttggaatcattggagtacttggaagtgacgaagatttcgagtaatgttgaagattaggcatgtggaataggagcaacaaaagttaattcatttatttttgtattccatatgtattgatagttttgtcactaaaatttacaaagggggagatttttagagcattgctcggtcgaaatcgcatgcgttgctatctcaagcatgtttgtcaatgttagtgatcaaaactagaagtcttgatttcgagtctactatagctaagtctcggactaggataaaaagtgtaattgagctcaagaactccatggaaatcatcatataagacgaaggactactcaaggaactggtggatctttatcgactaaaagtaatgtggagacttgaacttatctatcactcaaaagtctatctactctatcttctattttgagacaaaagtcgttttgctatatagactttgattatacacatttgctatttcgagccgagtttatctcgcctatctatttctcgaaatatttgttggtaagcttttgctttcgccaagttcatctttacctagtgacgaaagtcatgacacgtttcaatcaccttgaaaattgcttactttgacgaaatgtcctctaagaatgttttaatggttgaaatgagagtttagattaaataaccaatgatggatataagcattgtgtggcaacacatatatgtataattccttttttccttgaaccgaagtttgcgaactttgttgatcaagagaaccgaaacaagagccgtgaactcagtccgcgaactagcggaagttctcgacccgagaaaatctgctggagtttgagaactccttccaggaacttaagtccgcgaaataagtctgcgaacttaaacagtttatatctaaaaatgattgtttgtgaacttatttatattaactaaggaatgccaAATGCAACCcctggctatatagttcatgaaccgattcgagtgaatcaaatcgtttttgcttcaattctatcttgtgtagttacataagatttccttgaaattgaacaactctctaactagttcatttgagtcacttgaactagttatggtgaagaagaatatggttgatatgaaagtgatcatatggctaaccatttggttgactattcttgaaccaacaaatgtacaagtttgggtacggttacacaagcctagaaatgtgcatttgatttgtgtgtaacaagctagttttcgatctaacggttgaaatatattagcttgaatctaatcaggttttcatctaacggtgaatatttaatgctttgttaccaagctaacattgattgcaaaccctggcttgaaagactatataagggagaactctagaaactgggaaacctaatcccgacacctcctgcatgatactagttgtattagctagagtcgattctcctttaacctttggtttcttcttaaaaaccaggttaacgacttaaagagttcattgggattgtgaagccagaccgatactactttctcgtagttatgtgatctgatcttgcatattctatcgttttgagtacaattgtaacgattggcttgagatctttatctccgataggcaagatagaaaagtaatcacaaacatcctcgtctcatcgtttgtgattccacaatatcttctttcgccgcgtcgattaagattattatgaggtgattgataatactaggctgttcttcgggaatataagtccgggttatcaattggttcctgttcaccttgatttatcaaaagacggaacaaaaactcgtaggtatttctgtgggagacagatttatctattaccgtagacttttatgtgtggtacatatttgtttattaaagtcttcgactttgggtcgtagcaactcttaattgtggtgagattagctaagggaatcaagtgcgcagtatccttctgggatcagagacgtaaggagtgcaactgtaccttggatcagtgtgtattgattggggttcaactacaatccagaccgaagttagtttgtagtaggctagtgtctgtagcggcttaatacagtgtgtgttcaatctagactagatcccggagtttttctgcatttgcggtttcctcgttaacaaaatttatggtgtctgttttatttctattccgcattatattttgttatataattgaaaatatcacaggttgtgcgtttgaatcaatcaattggaaatccgacctttggttgttgattgaaattgattgatccttgaacattggtctttagtaccgttcaagtgatttctcttgtattcaattagactcgcagattttatttgcttgagaaagaattgaatcgagaaagagagataaaactctttgatgtactttttttggattgagtcttattgattctcttaaaagtatattggagtttgtacatacagattgctaaacgaaatattgggtatggttgttgtacccccgctttctcatatacgacttagtctcattatgagatgaaattgaaaagacttttgagtgatagataagttttagtctccacatactttttgttgatgaagttcctccaagctctcctcggtagatcttcgtcttcaatcgatgaacgccgtgaagcctAAATCTCaagtacacattctatcctaatctgagacatagctataagtagactagaaatcatgactatagttttgattaactaaacttgacaaacaagcttgagatagaaacgcttgcgagttcgaccgagcaatgctctaacagtatcttcGCGTCGAGTTTATCTTGCCTTGCTTGTTCTTCCGCGGACTCAGTTTGTTTTGCTTCAAACTTGGCTTGTCTCTGCGACGTCTtcatttgtgattattttttgtaATGGGTAtcgaaattttgttgttctttaataactACTTCCATCGTTTTCTTGAGTCGTTTCGttgcttttttccccatcttacaATTATATGTATTAGGTATGTCTCTTATATCTGTTTCATTACTGGACTCGTCTTGATTTGTTTCCTGtctttcatcatcttcctcgcaACTATGAGAATCTTCCACTCTTTGTGCAGAATCGAACACGTATGTCGATCGTCGTGAAtgttttatataatctttcaaaattTTGTGCATTCTTCGTGCTTAATTTTTTTGTCACCATTGCATTCCTTGAAGTGCTCCCTTACTTTATCAAGTTGTTAttgttttaaacaatttagtgCATCTACATGCAATGATTATTAAGGGTTCAAAACATAACGATGAGTTACCTTTAGGGCTTCAGACCACCCAATATGATGATCGACCTCCACCACTTTTGCAGAGTAAAACGCCACTTCTCTATTTATTCCCTGAAATCGACTTTGAATGGAGGTCCGACTGCGTTTCGGTTTCACAGGTAGGGCTTGCTCGAGATCAGCTTTGATGCGATTCCACAATACCTTGAGATATCGATAAATAAATTTTACACATCGTTATCTTCGATTGTTGAAAAGTCTAAACCACTTTGATGGCATAATTCTAAATGATTTGAAATACCAACGATATGAGAGGAGTGTAGAGATTTTACTGATACACAAATGAATAAGTAGCACTGATGAAATGCTTAACGAATTCATATATGGATATTATAAAAGATAGCGGTTGCAATGAAACGGTTGCAAATTCAACTGTTCTACCCAAACAGATGTGTAATCTACGCTCCACAAACAGACGCACGGACCACAAACGCATGACAAAGAGACGCACTTACTACAAACGCTTGCTGCCGGACGCACATAGTACAGACGCTTGAACCGGGACACACAtactattagtttttttttttttttttgatacgcgaAAGCCGGATCCAGACCCCTATCCGAACCCGGCCAGTTGGACCGGCCTCACTGCCAGACCCAACACCGCTCAAGCCACTATACAACTAAACTATAACAAACCTTTACGGCGGCGGGGATTGAActcctgacttcctccttactggagttgatgggataccacggagctatgctcttggacccagaCACATACTATTAGTTACAACCTtggtataggggcggcatggtttagtAGAGGGGGCATTCTAATAAGACAATaaaggtcattacatgatcatttaaggtgtcccttatcaaaaaaatggaaatgacaaattaaccctcataattgataacctagtttagtgatgataatcaagtttaatgttaatgattaaattcacttatattaactcaaaatcaaaacaaaatcagattttagagtttaaaaaaaaagtttggagatggtagagaagttttaccccaaagtgaaggtcaatctcaatcaattgaagaaattaaccaacaaagtgaaaacTCAATGCCtgaaattagtcccaactagctttttgttgctcaaatacgtaaaaaaaattcaatttcttacattttcagagctaattacgatTGGCATTTcgctcgtaaccaaccgtaattcatagttacggttcgtaaaagatgaactaccaaccgtaactggttaaatttgggtgaaaacccaattgtaaaaccagttacggttggtaactaaatgctcgataccaaccgtaacttggTAACCAAATGTTCGATACCAACCgcaactgagttacggttggtaaataaaaatggttaccaaccgtaactgaagaaaattttcagatataagaacatacggttggtaattgaattattaccaaccgtaacaacatcaaattctccagttacggttcgtaatagagttaaaatcaaccgcatctcacataaacccagaaatttgaatttcaattttcacctaaaaccctaatttctgatagaaattaaacttaaatcgaacaaaataaactaaaccctaactgggtttttcataatatacctcatataagtcactacacttgattaattttcgaatcgctgattaatcgaagacgatgaaatttccagttttaatggaggttacagttgatggagaagagaagatgaagaagaagaagatgaaaaaaaaatgatctgATTTTCTGATtcattaagtttaaaaaaaatgatttgattttggtcgatttaaggtgaaaagggtaatctagtcaatttacatcccctttagAACATCTCCTAACCAACTAAAGGAACATTACTATCACAGTGTCGCCCCTCTACTAAATCATGCCCCCTGTACCAAGGTTGATTAGTTACGCCCCACATAAACTTCAAAAgccaaattttaaaaaatcatATACTACATGCTTCACAAAAGATTAAATCAAAAAATGATACGCGTATACAGTACCTACTACCACTACTGGATGTACTAATTAGTGCTAATAAACTATtacataaagaagaagaaaaaccagTTGTTCTCAGTTCAATCATAGAGATTGCGACGATGGTTCTTCACCCACGATGGTAAAAATCTCAACCCAAACTGATCTTTTAACAGAGGATATATTGATTATGATCTTTACTTATCTTCCACTAAACTCAATTTTCAAGTTTAAATGTATCTGTAAGCTATGGCTTTCTGTTCTCACAAAGCCTGATTTCATGACCAAATGGTTTCATTTTAACACCATAAATAAGTCTCTCCCATGGATTCAAGTTCACAATAGTTTTTCTCATAGAAAGAATGATCCTTTGAAACTTATGTATAGGATTGCATATTCTGATCTAAATTTTCAACTTGGGTTTCTAAAATCAAACCCTTTTGGAGGAAAATTACACCTTTTAGGTTCTAGTAATGGTCTATTACTTTGTAAATCAGTAAGTTCAGTTGATGAGATGAGTACTTATTATGTTTGTAATCCACTTACTGCAAAATGGGTTTCCATTCCTTCACCCCCTCAGTCCAAAGGACTTGGTGTTACTGGTTTCTTTTGTGAGAACTCATCATCCTGCAGTTCCCTAAGTTATTTTAAGGTTGTACATATTCCAAGTTTTGAGATGCCTTCCAAGGAATTCAACATTGATATATTTTCTTCTGATTTGGATGAATGGATATCTTGTGAAGTTTCGTGCTCTCAATATATCGAATGGAATGTTCCTCTTATTAACAACGTTATTACACATAATGGTGTTGTGTATTGGATTGAAGGGAGAAATAGGATACTAGTGTACGATCTCAGCAACAATACAACTGTTGGTGGTCAATGTAGTTTGATCTACTTGCCTGAAGAGGAGTTTGATGGCTTCATTAGAGCTCCCAATCCATTTCATACCTCTCGAAGTCAATTTCTCGGGGAGTCAGAAGGCTTGATTTGTTATGCTAGAATTAGCAGAAATCAGAGAACTTTGAGTGTATGGGTCCTTGAAGAGGACAACTGGCAATCAGTGCACGAGGATATTGAATTGCAAGATATCTCAGCGAAAAAGGAATCTCGGATGGTAGAAGGAGCAATTCAGGTTTTAGGTTTCAGTCCAGTAGACCGTGACATTGTTTTGCTCGGTTGCAAGAACTATGTCTGGGGGTTCAGTATGCAAACCAGAAGATCTGAAGAGCTCTCCTATCCGTCATTCTCAGCTAATACTCATTCAGATAGTGGGGATATCATGCTCTTGCCATTTGTGCTAAAACCAATGCCAACATTACTTCCACCTCCCTTTTAGACAGACATTTAAAATTGATCTTTTCTACGTTACAACTATTAAATAAAAGtagaaaaaatataaatatgGGAGGTTTACTGCATAAGTCATTTGTCTCTTGGTGTGGCTGTTGTTCATCATTTGCCAACTAGGTGACTGAGTTATCTTTCTTCATGAAAGTTACTATGAATTGTATATCTTGTTTGCACTAGCTCTAAATCAAAATGGCGAACCTGGTTAAGATCTTtaattgttttttaattaatatCTCAAGAAACTATTAGTGTTTTGTTGCTACAGTTAATGTAAACTATGATGCCATGACTTCCTGTATTACATGTGCAATTTGTAGTTTATATAAACTCTTCCTGTAGGTGCATATGCAAGGAGTATAAAATTTGTCTTTTTGTACATTGAAGTAGTGCTTGTACAAGTGCGAGCCAATCTTCATTTCCAGGGATCAGAACTGGAATAGATTATGGCTCACACGCCAACTAGGATTGGAAGGTTTGCAACTGCTTCAGAGACTGGTCACTGGTCAGGTTGTGGAACTTATAGTAGGTTTAGAAATGTTTTAGAGAATGTGTCTTCCTGATGAGTTAAAAGAAGGCATGGATATAAAAAGGATCCATCAGGCACAGCATTGAGTTGGTCAAAATGCAGGTTGATAGAAATGTTGCTCGGGAGTATGTATACTCATACACATATGATGCTAGGCTGATTTGGACAATAGgaaggatgaagaagaagggaGCTAAGGCTGCTTTGGACTACATGGGCAACTTGCAAGTGGAAACGTAAGATCTTAATCAAAAACAGGTACTTACGCCTCTTGTATCATGAATATTGGCTTCTGCAGTCCACTTGATGTTTCAGATATATGCTCTTTCTGTCTATAT
This DNA window, taken from Papaver somniferum cultivar HN1 chromosome 3, ASM357369v1, whole genome shotgun sequence, encodes the following:
- the LOC113360030 gene encoding F-box protein At5g49610-like; translation: MVKISTQTDLLTEDILIMIFTYLPLNSIFKFKCICKLWLSVLTKPDFMTKWFHFNTINKSLPWIQVHNSFSHRKNDPLKLMYRIAYSDLNFQLGFLKSNPFGGKLHLLGSSNGLLLCKSVSSVDEMSTYYVCNPLTAKWVSIPSPPQSKGLGVTGFFCENSSSCSSLSYFKVVHIPSFEMPSKEFNIDIFSSDLDEWISCEVSCSQYIEWNVPLINNVITHNGVVYWIEGRNRILVYDLSNNTTVGGQCSLIYLPEEEFDGFIRAPNPFHTSRSQFLGESEGLICYARISRNQRTLSVWVLEEDNWQSVHEDIELQDISAKKESRMVEGAIQVLGFSPVDRDIVLLGCKNYVWGFSMQTRRSEELSYPSFSANTHSDSGDIMLLPFVLKPMPTLLPPPF